The Rhodamnia argentea isolate NSW1041297 chromosome 10, ASM2092103v1, whole genome shotgun sequence sequence AggcattttcttaaataacaCAAAACTCTACCTTGGTATACCGCAAGCAAATaatgaaattaacaaaaggtaaaacaaacgaacaaaaaggaaaatgatttggtTCGATTCGAAATCATTTCAAATACACAGTGAGATTTATATGTTCCTTATATatctatacatatatatattatcaatttaaatttttgagttgaAAATCTTGATATGACTACATCAATCCCATTAGTCGTATTCAACGTGGGggctatttcttttttctattgggGAATACGTATCGATTTATGGGCGTCTTTCTAAAACACTCCTTTCGTATGATATCCAAAAAACGTGTGGGGGAAGAGAAAGCTACAGCTGCTCCTACGGCAGTTGGAAGGGCACCGGCGGTGTGCGATAAGAACAGTACGTGGGGGTAGGGACGTGACGTGGCATGCGAAGGATGGGTGACGTGGGCCCAGTGGGCCATGACGCGTCGCTTTCCCCACCCCGAGCCTGCTATGGTCTCCAGGTTCGGTTGGGATTGGATTAACCgaaaaaaacattataaaaaaaaaaaaggcgcggACACCTGTCCGGCCCGAGAAAACGCGGTTTCGCTTACGTCATCGGACGCAAGACGGCTCGTGCTGGGAACTGTGGACTGGACTGGGAGCGTGGGCCTCCTTTATCTGCTGCCGAAACTGCCCCTCCCGTTCCGGAATGTTCCCACTTCCCCGGTCTCCGCTTCGTGGAATAGAAGGGGCAATTTTGGAACTGTGATCCTGAATTTCGCGCGATATGAATCCGCCacgtgttgatttttttttttttggggtgcaTATTAAGCATATGAAAACTGGTAGTGATAAATGTGAATATGTCTGCCTGTCGAAATTGTCCCGATAACTTATCCATTCGGACGCCAATATTTCCGATTTTACTTGCAGCCTAACATGTCCTAGAACGCGCCTCctcaaattacccaaaaaataaaaataaaaataaaacaccTTTATAATTGACATTgccaaaaattgaaatatatCGCCAAATAAACTCACGATCCATATCCAAGCGCATAACCGATTGGAACGTATAACTACAATATACACCCCCATTATAGAATCGGCCCATGAAATGTTAAAGGTTAGCAGTTCCAAGTGAAATAGTTCTAAGGTTGATCTAAGTTTCACTTGGAACTTGGAGCCTGCGCGTTGTAAtcggttcttcaatttttggaacccgcaGCCCCGCCCTACATACCTTGCAACTTGAAACCTATCATGGCACAAGTTCCAAGGTCGATTCCAAAGTCTACCCAAGTTTCACCTGTATTCTTAATTGCATGATTGCAATGAATCATCACATCTACCGATCGCCATTTGCTATTACAATTTCTCGACCACGACTCACATTTTGATATACAAAGAATacacaatattaaaaaaataaaactcctAATCATGGATATCGCCTTGAAATAGTATATCGACTAGTGgttccagattatacactcGTCATTGGAAGCAATGGAATAACGCAGGATCGCGCGCAAACatataacaagaaaaacacaatgaCTTATTTCAAATTCCACTCTGAATCATttccccaatttttggaacctaaaacccgTCAGGCTATGCATATCTTGAAAATTGAAACTGGACCGATGGTATGAGTTTGAGTTCTATCTTGGAATTCCATAAATGTATCTATAAATTTCGAGATACCCCCAGTCCAATTTCAAAGTCATTAATGTTGGAGTATAGTTCATACTCCCTATCGTCATGTAAGCATAGAGGTTCCCAGGAAGCCAAATGGCTTTTTTATAGTTTTAGCTCATATTCATTTGGTAGCTTGAGCTTGGATTTATGAATAGTCATTGTTTTATATTATCTCTTTAATTtataattgagtaatgtaacCGAGAAGTGcgagatgctaattatagtgaattcCTCTGTTGGATCTAAATAGAGTTTAAGTATGAGCGAAAAGCGACGCTCTTGCTCTATTTCATTGTGATCGTGCGTCGAATCTTAAAAATTAAGCACTAGAGAAAAGAATCCTTTCTCTTGCATTTTCATCCTCGTGAATTACCTACtgttcaatttttcttttctgggttttTCTGGTTCTGGTTGTCATCCTCGTAATCAGTAGGatttaaaggaaaattaaggagagagagagagagagagagagcaaaatagacaaaaaagtgGTACGAGAGCGTGCGCATGTGAGGCAAATTATTGTCGTCGTTCGGCAATGTTCATGCGAACTCGTGGTCACCCGTCTCCGTCTCCAtctgctttttcttctttccccgTGCTCGTTGTACTTGCCCCCGGGGCCTCCCGTCCGTCAGCAAAACCCCGAGCTGCGAGTCCGCCGCGCTGAACCTCGCATTGCTAGTTCATTTACATCGCATCGTACGATATTTTGTGGGATCACGATATTAATTAAGCTTAAATGATTAGTTACAtccatgatttaatatttaaatatccgAATGCTAACCTCGATAAAAGAaccactaaatttttttaaaatttattgtacttgtaCCAATTCGctcataaacttttaaattgtttcAATTAGAGTCCTCAACATGGGTGATCCATTTTCTTACTCGTGTTTTGTACAAATACGTTGTATATGAATTGTAAGTTTGTAAATGGTCGAGTCAAAATGAGCATaaaaagttaaagttgaatCGGATGGGTTGAAAATGAGTCACACGGTTGAACCCATTTTCGACTCATCGAAAGTGGGCATGGCCTGCACCTTTTGCAAGCACCAGTTGTAAATGGGCTTCGAGTATATTAATTTATattcttatattttttaattttaattttaattttaattttaatttttataagtaaaataaagagagaaaaatgaaattataaaatttaaaaaatattaaagagaTGGAATGTCGTCGGTCGCCGCCGCCAACCGTCGTCGTCCGTCGCCATCCGCAACCGTCGTCGTCACCGTCGCTCGTCGTTGGATTTCTgaggggaaaaagggaaagaaaacataaagtaaaaataaaataaaaaatacttaaaagcatattaaaaaaggaaaataaaaaataaaaatgctttaaaaaaataaaaatatttttaaaaaaattaagaaaaattcactagatttgtattgcattaaagtgttttggtaatatcatttttattaataaattataataaataaatatttcatgatttgcttaaatatataagtgtttAAATAATACGGGTCGTGTCGAGTGGTGTATGGGTGGTTAGATTTCTATTACATGAAAATGTGTCAAAATAGgtaaatgggttaatatgggtTGGACCATATTCTACCCGACCCACCTTTTTGACAccgattaagtcctaaaactcttcacattttgtcaatatagtcaatctagtcaattttgattgaaaattcttaatgtaaacaaaatttattaatttttactatttctattaattttttatgtttatattatattattttttttccttctccggCGACCGGCCAAATGCAACTACTAGTGATGGTAGCCCTCGCGCGAGGCCGGCAAGGTCCCCTCTCGCCAGTTCACGACGAGGGCGACCCTTGTTGGTCGTAGCCGGTGGTTAGTCATCGGTCATTGCTGAGACCTAGTAACtggtagaggaagaaggaaaaagaaataaaaatataaaaaatattaaaaagttaatATTTTTATCTACACCAGCATCAGCCCTGCCATGAAGGATACCCGGCATTCGTGTGTTGACtattcaaaattggtcggatgaactacattgacaaaGTGTGAAACGGTTTATGACTATATTGGTACAATTATAAGATCAATAGATTTAAGAAGTTTTATAGTAGTTTTCCTCTTTGATCCATCAAATTTAGATAGTAAGGTCTTCATGCGTCTGTACTTTGTCTACTACGAACGAATCAACCATTTCGAGGTCCATACGCAAATTCTAATGAAGGGAATATTCGGATAGACAGACGCGGATATGGATCTACTTAGATAGATTGATCGACCCACTCCGCATCTAATCAGAACGACATTTCGAAATGCCTAGCTAAGCGGAATTGGTGCCAAAGATCTACGTACCTAAAACCGTTTTGGGCTACCAAGTGATGTAGTGTTAACACAAAAATTATGGCTCAAGACTCCTATTTTGAATGGTCCTACCTAACCCATCTTCCTTTGTCCTTATCACATATCTCCGAATGTGAAAATAtcagggaaaaaggaaaaagggaaagagaagagaaagatagaattattcccaaaaaaaaaaaaatcaaattaaatgatGATTCCAAAGCGAAGCGCAACAGAACACCTGGCGGGGCAAAATTGGAAACCCGAAAGTGCCCCGGCCGGGTCACGTATAAATGAGGCCGTTGGATCGCTGCGGTCTCGCCATAACGGATGACTCAGCACTGCTGCTGATAACTCTTCTGTTTTGAAGCGCTTGTTAACTCTGCTCTCCAGAAAACTGTTCATATCTACTTCCACTTCTCACTCTACAACTCTtatctgctgctgctgctacttcacacacacacactctctctctagaactTTCGCAATCTCTGCGTATAGTCGGTCGATCGATTCGCTGATCGGAGTTTCGTTCGCTCAGATCTCTCCGTTCCCGCGGCCCCCATGGCTTCCGGACAGACCGTCTCGGCGATCCTCTCCTCTTCCGTGCTGGAAGACGATGTCGAGTCCTCCGACGGCACCGACGATCCGTACCTCGACGGCCAGCACCATCCTCAGGCTCGCGGCAACCTCTCGCGGCTGTCCGTGTGCAACAGCAGCTTCTCCTGCCCCGACGACGACGTGGACATGGGCGTGGGCGTAGACGAGGAGGACGTGTACGCGGATTTctatggcggcggcggcggcggcggcgggggaggGCCGGATGATGCGCCCGGCGGGGTCGGCGCCGCGGCCGTGGTGTCGAGCTACCTGTCGAGGTTGTCCGTGGAGAGCTTAGACGGCGACGCCGACGAGGAGCTGTCGGACGAGAAGGAGCGGCTGCCGGGCTGGGGAGCGGCTGAGCTGACGTCGGACTCTGGCGAGGAGCGGGAGTGCTACTCGCTGCCGGCGACGCCGCCGCGGCGGAGGAACCGCGGGGGGTGCGGAGGGGGCCCGGCGAAGTGGAGCTCGGAGGAGCTGAAGGAGTACGCGAGCGAGAGTGAAGGTGGGGCGTGCGGGAGGGCGAGGAAATACGCGAGGAGGAGGATCATAAGGGAGAGGTTCGTGAGCAGCAGTGGTGGCGAGAGCAATAAGCTCAAGAGAGACGATTGTTGCTGCAATAGCTTCAGCGGAGAGAGCGAAGGAGGCGGAGGACTGATGGTGATAACGAGGCCAAAGGGAGGGAGGAGGAGCTTGTGCATGGACTTGGAGGAGGTGAAGGCGTGCAGAGACCTGGGGTTCGAGTTGGAGCACGAGCGGATGGTGGAGATGCCGAGTCGGCTCTCCATCTCCGGATCCACGCTGGACACGAGCAGTGGCGGGAATTCTCCGATCGGCAATTGGCGCATTTCGAGTCCTGGTAAGCACGATCGGTTGAAGCTGTTGCTTATGAGGTCAGATTGTCTAATCAATGTGCATATCGGAGTAGTAAAAACTCTTTGACGGCTTGTGCAAATTGGATGCACTTGCAGGTGACGATCCGCGCGATGTGAAGGCACGGCTCAAG is a genomic window containing:
- the LOC115747671 gene encoding uncharacterized protein LOC115747671, translating into MASGQTVSAILSSSVLEDDVESSDGTDDPYLDGQHHPQARGNLSRLSVCNSSFSCPDDDVDMGVGVDEEDVYADFYGGGGGGGGGGPDDAPGGVGAAAVVSSYLSRLSVESLDGDADEELSDEKERLPGWGAAELTSDSGEERECYSLPATPPRRRNRGGCGGGPAKWSSEELKEYASESEGGACGRARKYARRRIIRERFVSSSGGESNKLKRDDCCCNSFSGESEGGGGLMVITRPKGGRRSLCMDLEEVKACRDLGFELEHERMVEMPSRLSISGSTLDTSSGGNSPIGNWRISSPGDDPRDVKARLKVWAQAVALASTSRHGN